In Parus major isolate Abel chromosome 3, Parus_major1.1, whole genome shotgun sequence, the following are encoded in one genomic region:
- the NDUFAF7 gene encoding protein arginine methyltransferase NDUFAF7, mitochondrial, protein MVLPLVCRALLAGRRWLPRAATAPHAPAAAARLCSGAAEAAGGDGALLRHLARKLRASGPVTVAEYMREALTNPGQGYYTRRGGVGESGDFITSPEISQVFGELIGIWYISEWMAMGKPNTFQLVELGPGRGTLTEDILRVFKQLASVLSKCEVSVHLVEVSPKLSEIQAVMLTGGTVQPNPEDESAYMKGISKTGIPIFWYRDIQDVPPGYSFYLAHEFFDALPIHKFQRTEKGWREVLVDIDPEVPDQLRFVLSPSRTPATQNFIQPEETRDHVEVCPEAGAIVQRLACRIEKDGGAALVADYGHDGTKTDTFRGFRNHKLHDVLSAPGTADLTADVDFSYLRKMAQGKTATLGPIKQREFLKNMGIDLRLQVLLQNLGDTATREQLLHSYDMLMNPEKMGDCFNFFALLPHHRLVHPDKKDKPESKSPLPPVAGFNELLLK, encoded by the exons ATGGTGCTGCCGCTCGTGTGCCGCGCGCTCCTGGCGGGCCGCCGGTGGCTCCCCCGTGCCGCCACCGCTCCCCACG ctccGGCGGCGGCTGCGCGGCTCTGCTCGGGCGCGGCGGAGGCGGCCGGCGGGGACGGGGCGCTGCTGCGGCACCTGGCGCGCAAGCTGCGGGCCAGCGGGCCGGTCACGGTGGCCGAGTACATGCGGGAGGCGCTCACCAACCCCGGCCAG GGTTACTACACGCGCCGCGGCGGCGTCGGTGAGAGCGGGGACTTCATCACCTCGCCTGAAATCAGTCAGGTGTTCGGAGAG TTAATAGGAATATGGTACATTAGTGAATGGATGGCCATGGGCAAACCGAACACCTTCCAGCTGGTGGAGCTGGGCCCAGGGAGGGGCACCCTCACTGAGGATATATTGCGG GTCTTCAAGCAGCTCGCCTCTGTTCTTAGTAAATGTGAAGTCTCTGTTCATCTGGTAGAAGTGAGCCCCAAACTCAGTGAGATCCAAGCAGTGATGCTGACAGGAGGGACAGTGCAGCCAAACCCTGAGGATGAGTCTGCTTACATGAAAGGCATTAGCAAGACCggaattcccattttttggTACAGAGACATTCAAGATGTGCCACCAG GTTACAGCTTTTACCTAGCACATGAGTTCTTTGATGCCCTGCCAATACATAAGTTTCAG CGAACAGAGAAAGGCTGGCGTGAGGTGTTGGTGGATATTGATCCAGAAGTTCCTGACCAGCTGCGGTTTGTCCTGTCACCATCCAGGACCCCTGCGACACAAAACTTTATTCAG CCAGAAGAAACAAGAGACCACGTGGAAGTGTGTCCTGAGGCTGGTGCCATTGTGCAGAGGCTTGCCTGCCGGATAGAGAAGGATGGGGGGGCTGCTCTGGTTGCAGATTATGGCCACGATGGAACCAAAACAGACACTTTCAGG GGTTTCAGGAATCACAAACTTCATGATGTGCTGAgtgctccaggcacagcagacCTGACAGCAGATGTTGATTTCAGCTACCTTCGAAAGATGGCACAGGGCAAAACAGCCACATTAGGCCCCATAAAGCAGCGGGAGTTTCTAAAGAACATGGGCATTGACCTCCGACTGCAG gtgcTCTTGCAGAATTTGGGTGACACAGCAACTCGTGAGCAGTTACTCCACAGCTATGATATGCTGATGAATCCCGAGAAGATGGGggactgttttaatttttttgccctGCTGCCTCACCACAGACTTGTACATCCTGACAAGAAAGATAAGCCAGAATCAAAGTCTCCCCTACCACCTGTTGCTGGATTTAATGAACTGTTACTAAAGTAA
- the CEBPZ gene encoding CCAAT/enhancer-binding protein zeta: protein MAAALWDFGVGDRRKAGGDSGEEESDDDGDEEAEGGDAGEFTLDEVLRLGGTKQDYLMLCALDAEAEMVDGGKKDTIDDLKEGELEAFVSSLGLNKYAKSCLVVEGDEDDDGSSKEKEKPPKKEKSKKETNRPSLEGKTEKKGKEKASSVKDSKKKQSGGDQGQQPSAKKERLEDDFEFHARQAILIKPGGKWYDLEYTSEFSPEPQNQTLLSKYKALAQKLYEHETDLFKNKTDYQKGASSAWIKTVVSSGTLADRMAAMTLLIQDSAVHSLQFVENLINLIKKKGSRQQSLMALDTFKELLITDILPDNRKLWSFSQRPLNNIVQMSSGNKDSRDRRLILWYFEHHLKLQIAEFVQALETLSHDCLTATKSRALAVSHELLCNKPEQEKALLVLLVNKLGDPQNKIATKASYLLETLLHKHPNMKGVVCSEVERLLYRSNINVKTQYYAICFLNQIVLSHEESALANKLITLYFCFFRNCIKKKDVESKMLSALLCGVNRAYPYAETGDEKVKEQMNTLFKVLHLANFSTSVQALMLLFQVMDSQQTVSDRYYAALYKKLLDPALASCSKPSMFLNLVYKSLKADVVLRRVKAFVKRLLQVTCGQMPPFICGTLYLLSELLKVKPELRVQLQDHVESDDEECFKDQEEDEDAEEKFADADKEVEDGKRSTIESSAKTNNSNSSASWVHHLNMGGRKSGASYDPMHRSPLYCGAESTSLWELKKLSEHFHPSVALFAKTILEGNHIQYSGDPLQDFTLMRFLDRFVYRNPKLSKGKENTSSVVMQPKKKQFMKDMQNLAVNSKEFRAKDESKIPVDEVFFHRFYSKFDTKREKQKRLDDEESVEDVDDDEFERALDTFEAADNAVVGQDDLDFAGNIKKNPKGGKKGQGGKGSGADWEDSDDEDDFSDLDDEEVSLGSMEEDFDEDMDEEGGVFMDVSEDDNDLDSNNDVQLKSISKKGKKKKDTNFAGSLEGPRRGKKRKLQDAGILASAEEFGYLLDENAGSKFDNIGMNAMANRDNANVKQIQWEIERDKWLHNRDVKSIIKKKKQFRHRGLKNKYKGKKSRR, encoded by the exons ATGGCGGCGGCGCTCTGGGACTTCGGCGTGGGGGACCGGAGGAAGGCGGGCGGCGACAGCGGCGAGGAGGAGAGCGACGATGACGGTGATGAAGAAGCAGAAGGCGGAGATGCGGGAGAGTTCACACTGGACGAGGTGCTGCGCCTCGGCGGCACCAAG CAAGATTATCTCATGCTGTGTGCCCTGGACGCGGAGGCTGAGATGGTGGACGGCGGCAAGAAGGACACGATCGATGACCTGAAGGAAGGGGAGCTGGAGGCGTTTGTCAGCTCTCTGGGGCTCAACAAGTATGCAAAGAGTTGCCTGGTGGTGGAgggggatgaggatgatgatggcagcagcaaggagaaggagaagcctccaaagaaagagaaaagcaagaaggaaacaaatCGTCCTTCGCTagaggggaaaacagaaaaaaaaggaaaggaaaaggcaagCAGTGTGAAAGACAGCAAGAAGAAGCAGTCTGGCGGTGATCAGGGCCAACAGCCTTCCGCAaagaaggaaaggctggaagATGATTTTGAATTTCATGCGAGGCAAGCAATCCTGATCAAACCGGGGGGCAAGTGGTATGATCTAGAATACACTAGTGAATTCTCTCCAGAGCCACAGAATCAAACGCTTTTGTCCAAGTATAAGGCCCTGGCGCAAAAGCTGTATGAACATGAGACAGACCTGTTTAAGAATAAGACAGACTATCAGAAGGGGGCCTCTTCAGCGTGGATTAAAACTGTTGTGTCCTCGGGTACCTTGGCCGACAGGATGGCAGCGATGACCCTTCTCATCCAGGACAGTGCTGTTCACAGTCTCCAGTTCGTTGAGAACTTGATAAACCTCATAAAGAAAaagggcagcaggcagcagagccttATGGCTTTAGATACTTTCAAGGAGCTTCTCATTACAGATATCTTACCAGACAATCGGAAATTGTGGTCTTTCTCGCAGCGACCACTTAACAACATAGTGCAGATGTCGAGCGGCAACAAGGATTCAAGAGACAGGCGGTTGATACTTTGGTACTTTGAGCATCACCTGAAGCTGCAGATAGCAGAGTTTGTGCAGGCCTTGGAAACACTGAGCCATGATTGTCTGACAGCCACAAAATCCCGAGCGCTGGCGGTTTCCCACGAGCTGCTCTGTAACAAGCCCGAGCAGGAGAAAGCTCTGCTGGTTCTGCTGGTGAATAAACTGGGTGACCCTCAGAACAAGATCGCCACCAAAGCCTCTTATCTTTTAGAGACGTTACTTCACAAGCATCCAAATATGAAGGGAGTAGTGTGCAGTGAGGTGGAGAGGCTTTTGTACCGCTCAAACATCAATGTGAAAACTCAATATTATGCTATCTGCTTTCTAAATCAGATAGTCCTCAGTCATGAGGAAAGTGCATTGGCTAACAAGCTGATAACTTTGTACTTCTGCTTTTTCCGGAActgtattaagaaaaaagatgttGAATCCAAAATGCTCAGTGCTCTTCTTTGTGGGGTAAACAGAGCTTACCCTTACGCTGAGACTGGTGATGAGAAAGTGAAAGAGCAAATGAATACCTTGTTCAAAGTTCTGCATCTTGCGAACTTCAGTACCAGTGTCCAGGCCCTGATGTTGCTGTTTCAGGTGATGGACTCTCAGCAGACTGTATCAGACAGGTACTATGCAGCGCTGTACAA GAAGCTTCTAGATCCTGCTTTAGCAAGCTGCTCCAAGCCATCTATGTTTCTAAATCTTGTCTATAAGTCTCTGAAGGCAGATGTCGTGTTGCGGCGTGTGAAGGCCTTTGTGAAGAGGCTACTTCAAGTCACTTGTGGACAAATGCCACCATTCATTTGTGGAACCCTCTACCTTCTGTCTGAGCTACTGAAAGTAAAACCAGAATTAAGGGTCCAGTTACAAGATCATGTG gagTCAGATGATGAAGAGTGCTTTAAGGATCaagaagaggatgaagatgCTGAGGAAAAATTTGCAGATGCTGACAAAGAAGTAGAAGATGGAAAGAGAAGTACAATAGAAAGTTCTGCTAAAACAAACAATTCAAATTCATCAGCCTCGTGGGTGCATCATCTGAATATGGGAG GCAGGAAGAGTGGAGCTTCCTATGATCCTATGCACCGAAGTCCTTTATACTGTGGTGCTGAAAGTACAAGCCTTTGGGAATTGAAGAAG ctttctgaacaTTTTCATCCGTCTGTGGCCCTGTTTGCAAAAACAATTCTAGAA ggAAATCACATTCAATACTCTGGTGACCCTTTGCAGGATTTCACATTAATGAGATTCTTGGATCGCTTTGTGTACAGAAATCCCAAACTCAGCAAAGGCAAAG AAAACACCAGCAGTGTGGTAATGCAGCCGAAGAAGAAGCAGTTTATGAAGGATATGCAAAATCTTGCAG tcaACAGTAAGGAATTCCGGGCCAAAGACGAAAGCAAAATCCCAGTAGATGAAGTGTTCTTTCACAG attttattcaaAGTTCGATACgaagagagagaaacagaagcGTCTGGATGATGAAGAAAGTGTGGAAGATGTGGATGATGATGAATTTGAAAGAGCATTGG aTACTTTTGAAGCTGCTGATAATGCTGTTGTTGGCCAGGATGACCTTGATTTTGCTGG gaatataaaaaaaaatcccaaaggagGCAAGAAAGGCCAAGGTGGTAAGGGATCTGGTGCTGACTGGGAGGATTCTGATGATGAAGATGACTTCAGTGATCTGGATGATGAGGAAGTCTCCTTAGGAAGTATGGAGGAAGACTTTGATGAGGATATGGATGAAGAGGGAGGTGTATTTATGGATGTGTCTGAAGATGATAACGACTTAG aCTCAAACAATGATGTGCAACTGAAATCCATTAGtaaaaagggcaagaaaaagaaagatacgAATTTTGCGGGATCACTGGAAG GACCCAGAcgaggaaagaagagaaaactcCAAGATGCTGGTATACTGGCATCTGCAGAAGAG TTTGGCTATCTGCTGGATGAAAATGCTGGGTCTAAGTTTGACAATATCGGAATGAACGCCATGGCCAACAGAGATAATGCAA ATGTCAAACAGATCCAATGGGAAATAGAGCGTGACAAGTGGCTTCACAACAGGGATGTGAAAAGCATcatcaaaaagaagaaacagttcAGGCACAGAGGGCTGAAAAACAAGTACAAAGGCAAGAAATCAAGACGATGA
- the CEBPZOS gene encoding protein CEBPZOS, whose protein sequence is MTGPCAGTGGGRAPTGTGGGQAGEAPPCGGKRVRPGSVRKCCRVGSGVRLGRVQAHGVACWAEPLGFTSEERAAVVVLQTRTREQSFGRQHATTPGKMRNPARFYNDDFRYTMQKRFPSILEVYYKSNEWSGIHGIRENDQMTWLSSKN, encoded by the exons ATGACGGGGCC GTGCGCCGGGACGGGCGGGGGCCGCGCCCCGACGGGGACGGGGggtgggcaggcaggggaggcTCCTCCGTGCGGGGGGAAGCGCGTAAGGCCGGGCTCTGTAAGGAAATGCTGCCGCGTAGGGTCAGGAGTTCGGCTTGGGAGAGTGCAGGCACACGGGGTGGCTTGTTGGGCGGAACCTCTAGGATTTACCTCCGAAGAACGAGCTGCTGTTGTAGTTTTACAAACCCGAACCCGCGAGCAGTCCTTCGGGAGGCAGCACGCGACCACACCAGGAAAAATGAGGAATCCTGCGCGGTTTTACAATGACG ATTTCAGATACACAATGCAGAAGAGGTTTCCATCAATTCTGGAAG tttattacaAATCCAATGAGTGGTCTGGAATTCATGGCATAAGGGAGAATGACCAGATGACATGGTTAAGCAGCAAGAACTGA
- the SULT6B1 gene encoding LOW QUALITY PROTEIN: sulfotransferase 6B1 (The sequence of the model RefSeq protein was modified relative to this genomic sequence to represent the inferred CDS: inserted 1 base in 1 codon; substituted 3 bases at 3 genomic stop codons) produces the protein MKWFIXILNNLIFTTVQGIHVSTEXNFIKCGDPGKYQRIKXILFLSILITHLNYSCLPNSIFKEEGTIVLFXNPKDTAVSFFHFHNNVPSVPSYSSRDEFISGFMTDLQLGSCFDPAVTWNKHVGDKSSVIIIYEDLKENLAAGVKQIAAFFGFSPTAEQIQAIAGRHTFQPVSVKAQETHGAVGLILFHNGVFGDWKNVFTEAQNQKLATKFTVHLEVAKLGVRFKYDVYCKA, from the exons ATGAAATGGTTTATctagattttaaataatttgatatttACAACTGTCCAGGGTATACATGTAAGCACAg caaattttattaaatgtggAGATCCAGGTAAATATCAG aggataaaataaattctatttctaAGCATTTTGATAACACACCTGAATTATAGTTGCCTCCCCAATTCTATTTTCAAGGAAGAAGGtaca ATAGTGTTGTTTTGAAACCCTAAAGATacagctgtttcatttttccatttccataaCAATGTGCCAAGTGTCCCCAGTTACAGCTCCAGGGATGAGTTTATTTCAGGATTCATGACAGATCT TCAGCTGGGATCCTGTTTTGATCCTGCAGTCACCTGGAACAAACACGTTGGAGATAAGAGTTCTGTGATCATAATATATGAAGACCTGAAAG AGAACCTGGCTGCCGGTGTAAAGCAGATAGCTGCATTCTTTGGATTCTCACCAACAGCTGAGCAGATCCAGGCCATTGCAGGAAGGCACACTTTTCAGCCAGTGAGTGTTAAAGCTCAGGAGACTCATGGTGCTGTTGGCTTGATTCTTTTCCATAATG GTGTTTTTGGAGACTGGAAGAATGTTTTCACTGAAGCTCAGAACCAGAAATTGGCTACCAAATTCACCGTGCACTTAGAAGTAGCTAAGTTGGGAGTGAGGTTTAAATATGATGTGTATTGCAAGGCCTGA